In Anaerolineales bacterium, the following proteins share a genomic window:
- a CDS encoding M23 family metallopeptidase produces the protein MKRVITFLILTTFALSACGGNSSSLWGQYETPTPIGWSPVTETPLAEISPVSIFAPVETTITPAPASTPTPTSLLSTFVTQPASSTPTAFLTPTLTGETVLYYSQNGDWLPAVARRFKVEATEITSPKVLPAGGFLDTGTLLIIPDRMDKSAQYTPSLQLIPDSEVIFSTSAVDFDIAAYVKDAGGYLSTYREYLGSTGWMTGAAEVERIAYENSINPRLLLAILDFEARWVRGDPVDEFHETYPLGYENFRNKGMFLQLAWAINHLSTGYYGWRAGTVTEITFRDGTTYHLDPSLNAGTVAIMYYFAQLHSQNEWLRIMDQTSGFPSFYANMFGDAWSRADASGAIFPPALTQPELVLPFELNTDWAFTGGPHSAWESHGPLAAVDFAPSTAKSGCAVSDKWILAMASGLVVRTGNGIVVLDLDGDGHEQTGWSILYLHVANRGKVALGEWVEQNERIGHPSCEGGISTGTHTHIARKYNGEWIIADEAIPWVMSGWTIIAGDQPYLGKLVKGNQVVTADVYGQAKSLIVRKDDDN, from the coding sequence GTGAAACGCGTTATAACATTCCTGATCCTTACAACTTTCGCTCTTTCCGCCTGTGGCGGAAATTCCTCGTCACTGTGGGGGCAATACGAAACTCCCACACCCATCGGATGGAGCCCGGTCACTGAAACGCCTTTGGCAGAGATATCGCCAGTGAGTATTTTCGCTCCAGTGGAAACGACGATTACGCCCGCTCCGGCGAGCACCCCAACGCCGACCTCTTTGTTGAGTACATTCGTCACACAACCAGCCTCATCAACGCCGACAGCATTTCTCACGCCAACGCTGACCGGCGAGACGGTCCTGTATTACTCCCAAAACGGCGATTGGCTCCCCGCTGTGGCGCGCAGGTTCAAGGTCGAAGCGACCGAGATCACATCGCCGAAGGTACTTCCCGCTGGCGGATTCCTCGACACAGGCACGTTGCTCATCATCCCAGATCGCATGGATAAATCCGCGCAGTACACACCGTCCTTGCAACTAATCCCCGATAGCGAGGTCATTTTTTCAACGAGCGCGGTGGACTTCGATATCGCGGCGTACGTCAAAGATGCGGGCGGATATTTATCCACGTACCGCGAATATCTCGGCTCGACTGGCTGGATGACCGGCGCGGCGGAGGTGGAGCGGATCGCCTACGAAAATTCGATCAACCCGCGCTTGCTGCTTGCGATTCTCGATTTCGAAGCGCGCTGGGTACGCGGCGACCCGGTGGACGAGTTCCACGAAACGTATCCGCTTGGCTACGAAAATTTCCGCAACAAAGGCATGTTCCTGCAATTGGCGTGGGCGATCAATCATTTGTCAACCGGCTATTACGGCTGGCGCGCAGGTACGGTGACGGAGATTACCTTCCGCGATGGAACAACTTATCACCTCGACCCGTCTCTCAATGCCGGTACGGTTGCCATTATGTATTACTTCGCGCAACTCCACAGCCAAAATGAATGGCTGAGGATCATGGATCAGACCAGTGGATTCCCCTCTTTCTACGCCAACATGTTCGGCGACGCATGGTCGCGTGCCGACGCGTCAGGCGCGATCTTCCCCCCGGCGTTGACCCAACCAGAACTGGTGCTTCCCTTCGAATTGAATACCGATTGGGCATTCACCGGCGGACCGCACAGCGCGTGGGAGAGTCACGGTCCGCTTGCCGCAGTGGACTTTGCGCCCTCCACTGCCAAAAGCGGATGCGCCGTTTCAGACAAATGGATACTCGCCATGGCATCCGGGCTAGTCGTCCGTACAGGGAACGGGATCGTGGTGCTTGATCTCGATGGCGACGGTCACGAGCAGACCGGCTGGAGTATTTTGTACCTTCACGTCGCCAATCGCGGCAAAGTCGCGCTAGGTGAATGGGTGGAACAGAACGAACGCATCGGGCATCCTTCTTGTGAAGGCGGGATTTCAACCGGAACACATACGCATATCGCGAGAAAATATAACGGCGAATGGATCATTGCCGATGAAGCCATCCCCTGGGTGATGAGCGGCTGGACGATCATTGCCGGAGATCAGCCGTATCTCGGCAAATTGGTCAAAGGCAATCAGGTGGTCACAGCCGATGTATATGGTCAGGCAAAATCGCTGATCGTTCGCAAAGACGATGACAATTAG
- a CDS encoding LysM peptidoglycan-binding domain-containing protein, protein MIRRANYYLLITLLLASCSSSSSTAYPTYDPFAPVTEEAFTPAPIQPGEIIQATKTPAGPTPTRAPISVKIPTRNSNSSLSAPTPDSPHPLPPPREYIDQYTVQAGDTLGRIAQTYGVTLEALMQANGLNEASVLSVGQVVNIPPIATDPIPGSAFKLIPDSELVYGPASVTFDINSFLQNKGGYLGNYVQEVDGTYLSGAQIITRVAQNYSVNPRLLIALLEYRSGWVTNSVPQNVDYPMGYYEDFYAGLYRQAAWAADNLNRGYYSWRVNALGTLPLNDGTYVPMDATINAGTAGVQYFFSLYNNRSVWDYDVSQLGFFQTYNLLFGYPFDYDIASLLPVGLTQPRMQLPFLNGATWSFTGGPHGGWDNGSAWAALDFAPPGEGAGCVQSEAWVVAVADGYIVRAENGAVVQDLDNDGYEQTGWTVLYMHVESRDRVKAGTYVYAGEAIGHPSCEGGISNATHLHLARRYNGEWIPADGNLPFNLDGWVSSGDGVLYNGWLTRDTTVLQAEEGVFDGVNQISR, encoded by the coding sequence ATGATTCGCCGCGCCAATTACTACTTACTAATTACTCTTCTCTTAGCCTCCTGCTCCTCTTCCTCCTCCACCGCCTACCCCACCTACGATCCTTTCGCACCGGTGACCGAAGAAGCCTTCACGCCCGCGCCGATTCAGCCGGGCGAGATCATTCAAGCGACCAAAACGCCCGCAGGACCCACTCCCACGCGCGCGCCCATCTCGGTGAAGATTCCCACACGGAATTCAAACTCATCGCTCAGCGCGCCGACGCCGGATTCGCCGCATCCACTCCCGCCGCCGCGTGAATACATTGATCAATACACCGTCCAAGCCGGGGACACCCTAGGGCGAATCGCTCAAACGTACGGCGTCACGCTCGAGGCGTTGATGCAGGCAAACGGTCTGAATGAAGCGTCTGTGCTTTCCGTCGGACAAGTGGTGAATATTCCGCCGATCGCAACCGATCCGATCCCGGGTTCGGCGTTCAAATTGATCCCCGATTCGGAATTGGTCTACGGACCCGCCAGCGTCACGTTTGACATCAATTCGTTTTTGCAAAACAAAGGCGGCTATCTCGGCAATTACGTGCAAGAAGTGGACGGCACATATTTGAGCGGCGCGCAGATCATCACGCGCGTTGCGCAAAATTATTCGGTCAACCCGCGCCTGCTCATTGCGTTACTCGAATATCGCAGTGGCTGGGTTACCAACTCCGTGCCGCAAAATGTTGATTACCCGATGGGTTACTACGAAGATTTTTACGCGGGCTTATACCGCCAAGCCGCGTGGGCGGCAGACAATTTAAATCGCGGCTATTATTCATGGCGCGTCAACGCGCTCGGCACATTGCCGCTCAACGATGGGACATATGTGCCGATGGACGCGACCATCAACGCTGGCACTGCAGGCGTGCAATATTTTTTCTCGCTCTACAACAATCGCAGTGTGTGGGATTACGATGTGAGTCAACTCGGATTCTTCCAGACGTATAACCTGCTCTTCGGCTATCCCTTTGACTACGATATCGCTTCACTTCTCCCAGTGGGTCTGACTCAGCCTAGGATGCAACTCCCCTTCCTCAATGGCGCGACGTGGTCCTTCACCGGCGGCCCACACGGCGGCTGGGATAATGGTTCCGCGTGGGCGGCACTGGATTTCGCCCCGCCCGGCGAAGGCGCGGGCTGTGTACAAAGCGAGGCATGGGTTGTAGCCGTTGCGGACGGTTACATCGTCCGCGCGGAGAACGGCGCAGTGGTTCAAGATTTGGACAACGACGGTTACGAACAAACAGGGTGGACAGTTTTATACATGCACGTCGAATCACGAGACCGCGTGAAGGCTGGGACATACGTGTACGCCGGCGAAGCGATCGGTCATCCCTCCTGCGAAGGCGGCATTTCGAACGCGACGCACCTCCACCTCGCGCGTCGCTACAACGGCGAATGGATTCCTGCCGACGGCAATCTCCCCTTCAACCTCGACGGCTGGGTCTCCAGCGGCGACGGCGTGTTGTACAACGGCTGGCTCACACGCGACACAACCGTTCTACAAGCGGAAGAAGGCGTGTTCGATGGGGTAAATCAGATTTCGAGGTGA
- a CDS encoding cytochrome b5 domain-containing protein, translated as MDIPLRFISDLELRRQNGERGARKFIAYKGVVYDVTDCPKWRLDLHENLHFPGQDLTSELPDAPHEEDVFTRPCVKIVGRLQN; from the coding sequence ATGGACATCCCCCTCCGCTTCATTTCGGACCTCGAACTGCGCCGCCAAAACGGCGAACGCGGCGCCCGCAAATTCATCGCCTACAAGGGAGTCGTCTACGACGTGACGGATTGCCCAAAATGGCGGCTCGACCTGCACGAAAATCTCCACTTCCCCGGGCAAGACCTGACGAGCGAACTCCCTGACGCGCCGCACGAGGAGGATGTCTTCACTCGTCCATGCGTGAAAATCGTGGGGAGATTGCAAAACTAA
- a CDS encoding SH3 domain-containing protein, with the protein MANLIGPDVSFYQDAENTPQGINFVKMALSAGYVIIRAGQNVWIDSDFRTNWNNSKAAGMPRGSYWFYDSRAEPKAQADLWFSAFEGDLGELPLFADFEESYGGPYTGWKHWKTFLDRIKSRVGNHEIGIYTAYYYWVRNAPNATTNPADLNYFHQFPLWIANYGVAAPLVPKPWSVNEWTFWQFTDSGDGNLYGVESSRIDLNYFNGDLDAFRQRFNLGTTPPPPPGPVWYKVTATALNVRSGPGTTFGVVGLLKKDEVVKGLATSADGGWAQILRESDNLKGWSSKQYLMLTTPPTTPPPPPPPTEEWFKVTASALNVREGPGTQFQSIGLLYRNEVVQRLATSDDGNWYRIKRNYDGLTGWSSKDFFEPTAAPPPVSEEKYEWFQVTATTLNVREGPGTNFKAIGYLTNSETVMQLEATADGGWRRIQKVDGFTGWSSGQFLKNVGKTPATAMQKLFKGVTYFRKIRLTPRRLVSHSLVLDLKAASFEFLVTPPLRNTEPFLCTMTTSKFLEKNMLHLAINADGFYYLDPATFPPAQYCPNDGAPVRLVGLAASRGKQYSTKAPGRPIFYISQKNVVSFDKFSGNIFNAITGDRYLVTKGKKVTSLESSSMDPRTAIGVSQNGRNLVMVVVDGREFSEGATFPELADLLLSHGVYTGMSLDGGGSSAMIVKGADGKPRAVNKLMNDNIPGQEREVANHLGVFIK; encoded by the coding sequence ATGGCGAATCTCATTGGACCTGATGTAAGTTTTTATCAAGACGCGGAGAATACTCCGCAGGGGATCAACTTTGTAAAAATGGCGCTGTCGGCTGGATATGTGATCATCCGCGCTGGGCAGAATGTGTGGATCGATTCAGATTTCAGGACGAACTGGAACAACTCGAAGGCGGCGGGCATGCCGCGCGGGTCGTACTGGTTCTACGATAGCCGCGCCGAACCGAAGGCGCAAGCGGACTTATGGTTTTCCGCGTTTGAAGGCGATCTCGGCGAGTTGCCCCTGTTCGCGGACTTCGAAGAATCCTATGGCGGTCCATATACCGGCTGGAAACATTGGAAAACATTCCTCGACCGCATCAAATCGCGCGTGGGCAACCATGAAATTGGAATTTACACCGCGTATTACTACTGGGTGAGAAACGCGCCGAATGCGACCACCAACCCGGCAGATCTGAATTACTTCCATCAATTCCCGTTGTGGATCGCAAATTATGGAGTCGCAGCCCCGCTCGTTCCGAAGCCGTGGAGTGTGAACGAGTGGACCTTTTGGCAATTCACCGACAGCGGCGACGGAAATTTATACGGCGTTGAAAGTTCGCGCATTGACTTGAACTATTTCAACGGCGATCTCGACGCGTTCCGTCAACGATTCAACTTGGGAACAACCCCGCCTCCGCCGCCGGGGCCGGTTTGGTACAAAGTGACCGCGACTGCTCTCAACGTGCGGTCTGGTCCTGGCACTACGTTTGGCGTGGTGGGGCTATTGAAGAAGGACGAAGTGGTGAAAGGACTCGCCACCTCCGCCGATGGGGGCTGGGCGCAGATCCTGCGTGAATCGGACAACCTGAAAGGTTGGTCGTCGAAACAATACCTCATGCTGACAACGCCGCCGACCACACCTCCGCCTCCGCCGCCTCCAACAGAGGAATGGTTCAAAGTAACTGCCTCCGCGCTGAACGTCCGCGAAGGACCCGGTACGCAATTCCAATCCATTGGTTTGCTGTACCGAAATGAAGTGGTGCAACGCCTCGCCACATCTGATGACGGCAATTGGTATCGGATCAAACGCAATTACGATGGATTGACCGGCTGGTCGTCCAAAGATTTCTTCGAGCCTACGGCCGCGCCACCCCCGGTTTCGGAGGAAAAGTACGAATGGTTCCAAGTAACGGCGACCACGCTGAACGTCCGCGAAGGACCCGGCACGAACTTCAAGGCAATTGGATATTTGACGAATAGCGAAACGGTCATGCAACTCGAAGCCACAGCCGATGGCGGCTGGCGGAGAATTCAAAAAGTGGACGGATTCACCGGCTGGTCATCCGGTCAATTTCTCAAGAATGTCGGCAAAACCCCGGCGACCGCGATGCAAAAACTTTTCAAAGGCGTGACGTATTTCCGCAAGATACGTTTGACGCCGCGACGGCTTGTCTCTCATTCGCTGGTATTAGATTTGAAAGCGGCTTCTTTCGAATTCCTTGTCACGCCGCCGCTGCGCAACACCGAGCCGTTCCTCTGCACGATGACCACCTCGAAATTCCTCGAGAAGAACATGCTGCATCTCGCGATCAACGCGGACGGATTCTATTACCTCGACCCCGCGACGTTCCCGCCTGCGCAATATTGTCCCAATGACGGAGCGCCGGTTCGACTCGTCGGGTTGGCGGCTTCACGCGGTAAGCAGTATTCCACCAAGGCGCCGGGGCGACCGATCTTCTACATCAGTCAGAAAAATGTAGTCTCGTTCGACAAGTTTTCCGGCAACATCTTCAACGCCATCACTGGCGACCGCTATCTCGTGACCAAAGGCAAAAAAGTGACCTCGTTGGAATCCTCCAGCATGGACCCGCGCACCGCCATCGGCGTTAGCCAAAATGGACGCAATCTCGTGATGGTGGTCGTGGATGGACGCGAGTTCAGCGAAGGCGCCACCTTCCCCGAGTTGGCTGACCTCCTTCTTTCGCACGGCGTCTACACTGGCATGAGTCTCGACGGCGGCGGATCGTCTGCCATGATCGTCAAAGGCGCGGACGGCAAGCCGCGCGCGGTGAACAAGTTGATGAACGACAACATCCCCGGACAGGAACGCGAGGTGGCGAATCACCTTGGGGTGTTCATCAAATAA
- a CDS encoding SdrD B-like domain-containing protein, producing the protein MNLKKPNPVIARRRSPAEAIPNTSREIASRRLAMTMLLFVLIGCTSSQRTPPPTNTPEPTTIPPTATQTPEPAIVINPLTGLQVENPSLLNLPALLVSISHFPVTARPQAGLSFSPLVFEIYITEGATRFLTTFYGEFPAPESPVTGGCDVRRSIFLQTDSILGNRIWLDANQNNTQDAWERGVGGVCVNLYDANQNLRQQTTTDSNGYYGFNVSAGTYFVAVAKPPQMEFSQKNAGDANQDSDVDSASGWSDAVTVVESRFDLDIGLIQSSDILPPATLPEPKVGPIRSGRLVYADIAAMFTDSCLIYAFASPEVLVELPQCFFVTHDIQGGGYMLEIEELKTLAQNSKQPKTKIDYASNLFSSEPPAGDVTANDLHVYIAYLNQSGWRFDALSQSYWRFVDDASEDTAGVLHPEVDRLTNRQLQFENVIVLFAKHDVVSPTNLDIHLEANLSGAAILFRDGMKYDIRWSTELSEEEIQTGFRKPIRFLYRDEDKLFPLKLGHTWVIVVTPETSVTEDSAGEWLLRFVQPEGAK; encoded by the coding sequence ATGAATTTGAAAAAACCTAACCCCGTCATTGCGAGGCGGCGTTCGCCCGCCGAAGCAATCCCCAACACATCGAGGGAGATTGCTTCTCGAAGACTCGCAATGACGATGCTTTTATTTGTTCTCATCGGTTGCACTTCGAGTCAAAGGACACCGCCGCCAACAAACACCCCCGAACCGACGACCATCCCTCCCACCGCGACACAAACGCCTGAACCCGCAATCGTCATCAATCCGCTCACGGGCTTGCAAGTCGAAAACCCATCTCTGCTGAATCTTCCCGCGCTGTTAGTTTCGATCTCGCATTTCCCCGTCACTGCGCGCCCGCAGGCGGGACTGTCGTTTTCGCCGCTCGTGTTCGAGATTTACATCACCGAAGGCGCGACGCGTTTCCTCACCACGTTTTACGGCGAATTCCCCGCGCCCGAATCGCCCGTCACTGGCGGATGCGATGTGCGCCGTAGTATTTTCTTGCAAACCGATTCGATTCTCGGCAACCGCATCTGGCTCGACGCCAATCAAAACAACACGCAGGACGCATGGGAGCGCGGCGTCGGCGGCGTGTGCGTCAACCTCTACGATGCAAATCAAAATCTCCGCCAGCAGACCACGACCGACAGCAACGGCTATTACGGATTCAACGTGTCCGCTGGAACGTATTTCGTCGCGGTTGCGAAACCTCCACAGATGGAGTTTTCGCAGAAAAACGCGGGGGATGCGAATCAGGATTCCGACGTGGATTCAGCCTCAGGCTGGTCCGACGCGGTGACCGTCGTCGAATCCCGCTTCGATCTGGACATCGGCTTGATTCAGTCCAGCGACATTCTCCCGCCTGCGACTCTCCCCGAACCCAAAGTGGGACCCATCCGCTCGGGGCGACTCGTGTATGCAGACATCGCCGCCATGTTCACCGACTCGTGTTTGATCTACGCGTTCGCCTCGCCCGAAGTGCTGGTGGAACTTCCGCAATGCTTCTTCGTGACGCACGACATTCAAGGCGGCGGGTACATGCTCGAGATCGAAGAGTTGAAAACGCTCGCGCAAAACAGCAAACAGCCGAAGACAAAAATTGATTATGCAAGCAATCTGTTTTCGAGCGAACCGCCCGCAGGCGACGTGACTGCAAATGATTTGCACGTGTACATCGCCTATTTGAATCAATCGGGCTGGCGCTTTGACGCCCTCTCACAAAGTTATTGGCGCTTTGTTGACGACGCCAGCGAAGACACGGCGGGCGTTTTGCACCCCGAAGTGGATCGCCTGACAAACCGTCAACTGCAATTTGAAAACGTGATCGTCCTGTTTGCCAAGCACGATGTGGTTTCCCCGACCAACTTGGACATTCATCTCGAAGCGAATTTATCTGGCGCTGCGATTTTATTTCGTGATGGGATGAAATACGACATCCGCTGGAGTACGGAACTCAGTGAAGAAGAAATTCAAACAGGCTTTCGCAAACCGATTCGATTTTTATATCGGGACGAGGACAAATTATTTCCGCTCAAACTTGGTCACACGTGGGTCATCGTCGTCACGCCCGAAACATCCGTGACAGAAGATTCAGCGGGTGAATGGCTATTGCGATTCGTCCAACCTGAGGGGGCGAAATAA
- a CDS encoding HIT domain-containing protein, with protein MNHLWSPWRMEYIENHDREAGCVFCNAQAKEDSAENLIAYRGERAFVILNRYPYTSGHLMVIPFVHKPNLEELDPQTRAEMMELTARCTTALKNIYNPQGFNVGVNIGEAAGAGVKEHVHIHIVPRWKGDTNFMSTVGETRVLPEELEKTYQRVKDEFEKT; from the coding sequence ATGAATCACCTCTGGTCGCCATGGCGTATGGAATACATTGAAAATCACGATAGAGAAGCGGGCTGTGTGTTTTGCAACGCGCAAGCCAAAGAAGACAGCGCGGAGAACCTCATCGCGTATCGCGGTGAGCGCGCGTTTGTGATTCTCAATCGTTACCCCTACACTAGCGGACACTTGATGGTCATTCCTTTTGTCCACAAACCGAATCTCGAAGAACTCGACCCGCAGACCCGCGCCGAAATGATGGAATTGACCGCGCGCTGTACGACCGCCTTGAAAAACATCTACAACCCGCAAGGCTTCAACGTCGGCGTGAACATCGGCGAAGCGGCGGGCGCGGGGGTGAAGGAACACGTGCACATTCACATCGTCCCGCGTTGGAAGGGCGACACGAATTTTATGTCCACCGTCGGCGAGACGCGCGTCCTGCCCGAGGAACTTGAAAAGACGTATCAACGCGTGAAAGATGAATTTGAAAAAACCTAA
- the xseA gene encoding exodeoxyribonuclease VII large subunit, with translation MQPSLFPAQVPQTYTVSKLTFLIRKLLEENESLQDVWVQGEISNLSRPASGHVYFTLKDSNAALKSVMWKTSAARLNLSLRDGMEVEVHGRIGVYEPQGQYQLYADQIRPVGEGALYQEFMRLKAQLEAEGLFDSERKRPIPELPRRIGLVTSATGAALRDILNTLRRRLPLVEVLLAPSPVQGVEAPPALVKAIQSLNYQLPDVIILARGGGSIEDLWAFNDERVVRAVAASKTPIISGVGHETDFTLCDFAADLRAPTPTAAAELATPITIQDLAATITNLQSLVSAHTLNIISEKRSSLSSLTSQLRYLSPARLIQSESQRVDELSRRASSAAFNRIILESKQLEGTRKRLESLSPLAVLGRGYAVVTRKSDGGVVSRVAQASDEMNVRVSDGEFEVIRTR, from the coding sequence ATGCAACCCTCTCTCTTCCCCGCGCAAGTTCCTCAAACCTACACTGTCTCGAAACTGACCTTCCTCATCCGCAAACTGTTGGAGGAAAACGAGTCGCTTCAGGATGTGTGGGTGCAGGGCGAGATCTCGAATCTGTCGCGTCCCGCGTCGGGACATGTGTACTTCACCTTGAAAGATTCCAACGCCGCGTTGAAGTCGGTCATGTGGAAGACGAGCGCGGCGCGGCTGAATCTGAGTCTGCGCGACGGCATGGAAGTGGAAGTCCACGGCAGAATCGGAGTCTACGAACCGCAGGGACAATATCAACTCTACGCGGACCAAATCAGACCTGTCGGCGAGGGCGCGCTGTATCAAGAGTTCATGCGATTGAAAGCGCAACTCGAAGCCGAGGGATTGTTCGACTCTGAGCGCAAACGTCCCATCCCCGAACTGCCGCGTCGAATCGGACTGGTCACCTCTGCCACAGGCGCGGCATTGCGCGACATCCTCAACACACTCCGCCGCCGATTGCCACTCGTGGAAGTCCTCCTCGCTCCCTCGCCCGTGCAAGGAGTCGAAGCCCCTCCCGCGCTCGTCAAAGCCATCCAATCACTCAATTACCAATTACCCGATGTCATCATCCTCGCCCGCGGCGGAGGCTCCATCGAAGATTTGTGGGCGTTCAACGACGAACGCGTCGTCCGCGCGGTTGCCGCCTCGAAAACGCCGATCATTTCTGGCGTGGGTCACGAAACGGATTTCACCCTCTGCGATTTCGCCGCCGATTTGCGCGCGCCCACTCCCACCGCCGCCGCCGAACTCGCCACGCCAATCACCATCCAAGACCTCGCCGCGACAATTACCAATCTCCAGTCTCTAGTCTCTGCTCATACACTCAACATCATTTCGGAAAAGCGATCCTCCCTCTCCTCCCTCACATCCCAACTTCGCTACCTCTCTCCCGCGCGGCTCATCCAATCCGAATCTCAGCGCGTGGACGAGTTGTCGCGCCGCGCCTCGTCCGCCGCGTTCAATCGTATAATTTTGGAGAGCAAGCAATTGGAGGGAACGCGGAAGCGACTCGAATCGTTGAGTCCGCTGGCGGTGTTGGGACGCGGCTATGCCGTTGTGACGCGCAAGTCCGATGGCGGTGTTGTGTCACGCGTTGCGCAGGCGAGCGACGAGATGAACGTACGAGTCAGCGATGGAGAGTTTGAGGTGATCCGTACGCGCTGA
- a CDS encoding exodeoxyribonuclease VII small subunit produces the protein MPKASTKKTEKPIEELTYEEALAELEGIVETLEGEQGQLEEAIKLFERGQALAARCGVLLEAAQLKVKQVAGDDVSAFEEESE, from the coding sequence ATGCCAAAAGCATCAACCAAAAAAACAGAAAAACCAATCGAAGAATTAACGTACGAAGAAGCGCTTGCCGAACTTGAAGGCATCGTCGAAACATTGGAAGGGGAGCAGGGTCAACTTGAAGAGGCGATCAAACTGTTCGAGCGCGGGCAGGCTTTGGCGGCACGCTGCGGCGTCTTACTTGAAGCGGCGCAACTCAAAGTGAAACAAGTCGCGGGCGACGACGTGTCCGCGTTTGAGGAAGAGTCTGAATGA
- a CDS encoding divergent PAP2 family protein — translation MNLADLLQNKALIAGLIAWALAQIIKLPLDFFRTRKWNWSLALTTGGMPSSHSSLMTATTLAIGLYHGFGNPLFALGVAITMIVTYDAAGVRQQAGIHAQRINVLFDELLRGHIFSEKDLREVIGHTPLEVAGGILLGIIVAISQWMIWK, via the coding sequence ATGAATCTAGCGGACCTTTTACAAAACAAAGCGCTCATTGCGGGGCTCATCGCATGGGCGCTCGCGCAGATTATCAAACTTCCGCTCGATTTTTTTCGCACACGCAAATGGAACTGGTCGTTGGCGCTGACCACAGGCGGAATGCCGAGTTCGCATTCATCGTTGATGACCGCCACGACTCTCGCCATTGGTCTTTATCACGGCTTCGGCAATCCGCTGTTTGCGCTTGGTGTTGCCATCACGATGATCGTCACGTACGACGCGGCGGGCGTGCGCCAACAAGCGGGCATCCACGCGCAGCGCATCAACGTGTTGTTCGACGAATTATTGCGCGGTCACATCTTCAGCGAAAAAGATTTGCGCGAGGTCATCGGTCACACGCCGCTCGAAGTGGCGGGTGGAATTTTGCTCGGCATCATCGTTGCCATCAGTCAATGGATGATTTGGAAGTAG